A segment of the Aureliella helgolandensis genome:
GAGACCGGCGCGAGCGTGGTTGATACGTTGGGGCTATTCGATGGACTGGCCAGCGGAAAACGCGGGATCTGCATTAAGTCGGGGGAAGCCTATTACGCTATAGGCCCGTACGTTACAGCGGTGCGTTGGGACGATCCGGATTTAGAGCAATCGAAGGACGGCGGCGATACGTGGGAGAATATCGACACAGCCGAGGACTGTAGCTAGTGGCCCATTTAATGAAAGTATCGGGACATTTGGCCAGGACCGACAGCGGGCATTTAGCAAAATGCGCTTGCCGGTGTTGCGGCCAAATTACGTTTCCGAGTTTCTCAGAATTCTATAATTTCCCGTGCAATGGTTGGACAGGAGGAACCACCACCACAGTAGCCGGGCCAGAGGCGGCAATCGATGTTTGCCTAGGATCGGGTGAGAAGGTATTGGGATATATCGAGGTGACAAGGCGGGGAGAGTGGAGTAAGCCGGGCGAGTCGGACACGCTATGCGAGCAGTACGACAAGTGGGAGCTAAGAATGTTTGCGACAGGTACGCCCCCCGCACCAACCGATTGTTGGGTTAGATATGAGGTAGTGGAGTCTACGGCTACCGGTACAGTACCACCAAGCCCACTAGACCCGGGAGCGTGCCATTTCGGAGGGTGTGTGCCAGCCGAAACGGTAGGCTCTATTGTCACTCGACACGCTACCGATCCTATAGAGGGTTGGATATTTGAATTCGAATTTACCCCATGCGAATAGCTTGCACGGTGATTGCCGGTGCCAGTGTGGTTGGCTATTCCGAGTGCACGATATCGCAGCGATCACGCTACCATGCCCACGTTGCAAGCGATCGGTAGATTGTGTGGCCGGATCATTGGGACCACGACCACCTGCAATTAATGCACCCGCCTGGACTCGGTTGCTCGCGCTGGCCAAGTCGCGCTCAGACGTTGGCATCGGTGACACGATCGAGCGATTGCTCAACTACATTGGGGGCAAGGCCTTTAAGCGTTTGCACCACCGCTATTTTGGAAAGCAATGCGGTTGCAACTCTCGACGCTATGCACTCAATCGCCGGTATCCCTATCGATAAGATTGCCCGTTGCGATCGAGCCACTATTCGCTTCACAGCGCAGAGAAAGAAAGTGTGCACATCAGCGCGGTTGTTCCCTATGGGGTCCCCCGTCGAAATCCCCGAAGGGACCCGCAAAACTATCTACACATCAATTCATAAACGGAAACGCAAAACTTCGCCTTGAGCGCCCAGCCGGATGAGCATTTGACGGCGTGGCATGGGACGTCTCCACTCTTTCCAGTAGCACATGCGAATGGGTCTGCAAATCCAACAGTCCAGGTGAGCGAAGATCCTCAGTTGGAGATGCCGGGGATGCAGAATTTACTCACCACCCGATGGAAGATCAATTTGAAGATTCCTGAATCCGGCTGCCGCATTCAGATGGAATTGTGTTCGAGGATGTGGATAATTGGGAGCAGTTTAAGGATAATTGCGTACTTCGCCCTGGGATAATACCTATGAAAGTCGCATTATTCTCATTGACCAATGATAATAACAAGTTCTGCCAGTTGAAGGCGATGTCACCGCAATGTCGATGGAGACGTAAATGAGACGCCACGAACTTACTGCGAACGCCATTCTCCATTTCCCAATTCTACTGATTCTCGGTATCGCAATTGCGACCGCTTGGCCCGTCGATATGGTGATCGTGGCGTTGATCTACGGTTGCGGCGTCATCGATCTTTCCTACGCCAAACTTCCGCAAATACGACACGGCGTGCTCAATTCGTTCGGACCAAAACTCGTTCCCGCAAATCGCCGTTCGGCATACTTCCGAGCTTACCGAAGACTCGGTTTCGGTTTTGCATTCCACTGTCTTGTGCTGGTACATTATTTCACTGTTGTCGCACCGTAGCGACGCGCAAAGAAAGCAGAACCATCACATGCACCGAAGCCGGGCTTGCGGGGTCTTACAAATGGAACATCGACTGTCCCGGCTCGGTGATGTGTAACGTTCGCCCAATTGGTAAGCCGCCACAGTTCACTGCACGGCAACAAATTAGTCGCGTATGGCTGATGAAGACGATCAGAGCACCGACCACATCATTCGACTTGCGAATAGCGACGTTGGTGACGCGATATCGGGCAAGATTGGACGCTCGCTGACAAGCGACGAATCGCAAGCAATTGCTGCAATCATTGGCACCGAGCATTTTTGGGCCCGTGCTGAGGAGCTCTTGATGTTCGTGCGGCACAAGGCCGCCGGAGACGTTCAAAACATGGTCGCGACAA
Coding sequences within it:
- a CDS encoding DnaJ-like cysteine-rich domain-containing protein, which encodes MADEDDQSTDHIIRLANSDVGDAISGKIGRSLTSDESQAIAAIIGTEHFWARAEELLMFVRHKAAGDVQNMVATIATRFREGTLPTDDDAHERPARVIHCDMCGSTGVCYCIRKGPGTAVGCPRCSGTEKCRHCNGTGTR